In the Acanthopagrus latus isolate v.2019 chromosome 23, fAcaLat1.1, whole genome shotgun sequence genome, one interval contains:
- the poldip3 gene encoding polymerase delta-interacting protein 3, protein MADVSLDEVIRRRGINLKAPAKRPMFGRGAGGIGKSFDARQKIGVNDVRQRLGGGAGFPVKDAREKLGQKDARFKIRGRGGAGGVQDARQMINSRKQGQNQFSVPAQTTQMTAVTHQLQSQTLVPQIQIHTSNNLAGVNTRQFSPNLQGLSVRGSATPQPSSNKRMMDARDRLSLKRSIGGTQTQAVTAPPLKITKTIQQRPVGMSGGIRAATQPVPNERDGISSKQIKITTANSMLQSRPGTVGSAFSMSAPITKVVKNDAYTAPRAPVPVAPTRPNTSMAANRSSAANLQPVSRTLQHSTAETSTTAPAPPQPAFSPLEGTKITVNNLHPRVTEEDIVELFCVCGALKRARLVKVGVAEVVFVRKEDAVSAYRKYNNRCLDGQPMKCNLHIQGNVITSDQPILLRLSDTPGTGSGSKKDGLPSSLSRPAGQRASSQPTPEVDPQTILKALFKSTAQSTSTTEPPSSQATAFRIKI, encoded by the exons ATGGCAGACGTCTCTTTGGATGAAGTGATACGACGGCGCGGTATTAATCTCAAGGCACCAGCTAAAAG GCCAATGTTTGGACGGGGTGCAGGAGGGATTGGCAAGAGCTTTGATGCTCGCCAGAAGATTGGTGTTAATGATGTCAGACAGCGGcttggaggaggagcag GGTTTCCAGTGAAAGATGCCAGAGAAAAGCTCGGTCAGAAAGATGCTCGCTTCAAAATCCGAGGcaggggaggagcaggaggagtgcAGGATGCTCGTCAGATGATCAACTCACGCAAACAGGGGCAGAATCAGTTCAGTGTTCCGGCCCAGACTACGCAAATGACCGCAGTAACCCACCAACTACAGAGCCAGACACTTGTgccacagatacagatacacacCAGCAACAATCTTGCTGGTGTGAACACAAGGCAGTTTTCCCCAAATTTACAAGGACTGAGTGTGAGGGGCAGTGCAACGCCCCAACCGAGCAGTAATAAGAGAATGATGGATGCTCGTGATCGGTTGAGCCTCAAGAGGAGCATTGGagggacacagacacaggcagtTACTGCACCACCCCTAAAAATAACCAAGACCATACAG CAACGTCCCGTCGGAATGTCTGGGGGAATAAGAGCAGCGACACAG CCTGTTCCAAATGAGCGTGATGGTATCTCcagtaaacaaataaagatCACTACAGCTAACAGTATGCTGCAATCACGG CCTGGGACAGTGGGCTCTGCATTCTCCATGTCAGCCCCCATCACCAAGGTGGTTAAAAATGATGCGTACACAGCCCCTCGTGCTCCTGTCCCCGTGGCTCCCACCCGGCCCAATACCAGCATGGCTGCTAACAGGTCCTCAGCTGCAAATTTACAGCCAGTTTCCAGGACTCTCCAGCATAGCACAGCAGAAACCAGCACGACAGCTCCTGCTCCCCCTCAG CCTGCTTTCAGTCCTTTGGAGGGtacaaaaataacagtgaaCAACCTGCATCCCCGGGTCACTGAGGAAGACATAGTT gaactgttctgtgtgtgtggagcctTGAAGCGAGCACGACTGGTGAAGGTGGGCGTGGCTGAAGTGGTGTTCGTACGTAAAGAGGATGCCGTGAGCGCATACAGGAAGTACAACAACCGCTGCCTGGACG GCCAACCCATGAAGTGTAACCTTCATATTCAGGGAAATGTCATCACTTCTGATCAGCCCATTCTATT GAGGCTGAGTGATACTCCGGGCACAGGCAGTGGATCAAAAAAAGACGGTTTGCCCTCGTCCTTGTCTCGTCCCGCTGGCCAGCGAGCCTCCTCTCAGCCCACTCCAGAGGTGGACCCCCAGACCATCCTCAAAGCTCTGTTCAAGTCCACCGCACAGTCCACCTCCACCACTGAGCCCCCCAGCTCACAGGCCACTGCCTTCCGCATCAAGATATAG
- the fam234b gene encoding protein FAM234B, protein MHVGRRRSNLLGRCPRAVHHRYLPWLFRRSVRGEMAAALSRALKLPGKKGSDLGEYDPLTQADSEDESEEDDLVLNYPRNGLGRDSCLGTGSSKLRGGRSGRLVGAEDEAQEDEEEEEDEWRERLPSKARQDRDEMKGTQYWSHKDSGRDRAGEDRGGSGALGGSGLGVHSTEAEQKRMRMKHAVRSAFFLVPLVCATLLVLLCAFLIPCKKGELEKRLQWEKVLGDAQKGVTPPALALWDVDGDSLEDVFLAVTELTNDTHPTQGNKVYSAVALSAVSGQVLWTYFMRESVMYIQCGLQYGNQRTPVVLLISKSLIIAVNGTSGQDLWSVPLKDIESQAVLLPDLQGDSVSDLLIATLPTNMLLDLSFTLISGTGGKLGQPVSFNLTAGGKIMGPLLHETQQGAYYILFGIGNVEAISLRDIYFNATGRMPRTPALQRKDSGWEGLKKNNSSSFIHIYRGTEPVDFLLPLVAGFSNNRKSLDTASNLNSTRSDWALVYGSSKLSVLRQKDLRKGWTFNSAPIHSQPAPGHFNDDGVLDLFIQHSANGIMQAQVVDGANGHIFWTAEFVCPRLSLEPSAISTSTGQSAFLFWGSGPIKAQKNATKATVTPGIAAAEPLIRRLFLLHPTYPTILLELTSTTDTAVTSAVSYMERQKDATYITVSSRPTPESKPGARVVKSMSLRAAIAKGQIVRLEESNKTGEPVKPGAFEVNKFFRRLSFKHQ, encoded by the exons ATGCACGTGGGCAGGCGCAGATCCAACCTGCTGGGTCGTTGCCCGCGAGCTGTTCATCACCGCTACCTCCCGTGGCTGTTTCGCCGATCCGTTAGAGGAGAAATGGCTGCGGCTCTGTCCCGTGCCCTCAAACTGCCCG ggaAGAAGGGCTCGGACCTTGGCGAGTACGACCCTCTCACCCAAGCAGACAGCGAGGACGAGAGCGAAGAAGATGACCTCGTGCTCAACTATCCCCGTAATGGCCTCGGCAGGGACAGCTGCCTCGGCACAGGCTCCTCGAAGCTCCGGGGCGGCAGATCCGGAAGACTTGTGGGGGCCGAGGACGAGGctcaggaggatgaggaggaagaggaggatgagtggAGGGAGCGGCTCCCTAGCAAAGCCAGGCAGGACAGGGACGAGATGAAAGGCACGCAGTACTGGAGCCACAAGGACTCAGGCAGGGACAGGGCCGGGGAGGACAGAGGGGGCTCGGGGGCGCTGGGGGGTTCCGGGCTGGGGGTTCACAGTACCGAGGCGGAAcagaagaggatgaggatgaagcATGCTGTCCGAAGTGCGTTTTTCCTGGTGCCTCTGGTCTGTGCCACCCTGCTCGTGCTGCTGTGTGCGTTTCTGATACCGTGTAAGAAGGGAGAGCTGGAGAAGAGGCTGCAGTGGGAGAAAGTACTGGGAGATGCACAGAAAG GTGTCACTCCACCTGCACTGGCATTGTGGGACGTTGACGGTGATTCACTGGAGGACGTGTTTCTGGCTGTGACTGAATTGACCAATGACACACATCCCACACAAGGGAACAAAG TCTACAGTGCGGTGGCCCTGTCTGCAGTCAGTGGTCAGGTGCTGTGGACTTACTTCATGCGGGAGTCCGTGATGTACATCCAGTGTGGTTTGCAGTACGGCAACCAGCGTACACCAGTGGTCCTCCTCATCAGCAAGTCCCTGATCATAGCAGTCAATGGCACCTCAG GGCAGGACCTGTGGTCGGTCCCACTTAAGGACATTGAATCCCAGGCGGTGTTACTTCCAGACCTGCAGGGAGACTCAGTCTCAGACCTGCTGATAGCCACCCTGCCTACCAATATG CTTCTGGATCTCTCCTTTACATTGATCTCTGGGACGGGGGGGAAGCTCGGACAACCTGTCTCGTTCAACCTCACCGCAGGAGGAAAGATCATGGGTCCGCTGCTGCATGAGACACAACAAGGGGCATATTACATCCTCTTTGGAATAG GTAATGTAGAAGCCATCTCTCTGCGCGATATCTACTTTAATGCCACCGGCAGAATGCCCAGAACTCCAGCATTACAAAGGAAGGATTCAGGGTGGGagggactgaaaaaaaacaactcttccTCCTTCATACACATTTACAG AGGAACTGAGCCGGTGGATTTCCTGCTCCCTCTCGTGGCTGGCTTTAGCAACAACCGCAAGAGCCTGGACACCGCTTCTAACCTCAACTCCACGAGAAGCGACTGGGCGCTGGTGTACGGCTCCAGCAAGCTGTCAGTGCTCAGGCAGAAGGACTTGCGTAAAGGATGGACCTTCAACTCAGCTCCCATTCACAG CCAACCTGCCCCGGGACACTTCAATGATGACGGAGTCCTCGATCTTTTCATTCAGCATTCAGCAAACGGCATCATGCAG gcgCAGGTTGTTGACGGGGCCAACGGGCATATTTTCTGGACGGCGGAGTTCgtgtgtcctcgtctctctttGGAACCTTCGGCGATCTCCACCTCGACTGGCCAGTCGGCTTTCCTCTTCTGGGGCAGCGGACCGATTAAAGCACAGAAGAATGCCACCAAGGCAACT GTGACACCAGGTATTGCTGCAGCGGAGCCGCTCATTAGAAGACTTTTCCTGTTGCACCCTACATATCCCACAATCCTTCTGGAGCTCACCAGTACCACAGACACCGCGGTGACGTCCGCAG TGAGTTACATGGAGCGCCAGAAAGACGCCACCTACATCACCGTATCCTCCCGACCCACGCCTGAGTCTAAGCCTGGCGCTCGCGTGGTCAAGAGCATGAGCCTCAGGGCTGCGATCGCCAAAGGCCAAATCGTCAGGCTGGAGGAGAGCAATAAGACGGGGGAGCCCGTCAAACCTGGTGCGTTTGAGGTCAACAAGTTCTTCAGACGTCTCTCATTTAAACACCAG TGA
- the LOC119014278 gene encoding essential MCU regulator, mitochondrial-like, whose protein sequence is MASALGRLARLSALGNARTARLSPRTGPGRTVTPSRSAVWTSSGAVLPKPKKTPFGLVRIALVVVPFLYVGTQISKNFAALLEEHDIFVPEDDDDDD, encoded by the exons ATGGCGTCGGCCCTCGGTCGCCTGGCCAGGCTGTCAGCCCTCGGAAACGCCCGCACCGCCCGGCTGAGCCCCCGCACCGGGCCGGGGAGGACCGTGACACCGAGCCGGTCCGCCGTGTGGACTTCGTCCGGCGCCGTTCTGCCCAAACCCAAGAAG ACCCCCTTCGGCCTTGTCCGGATTGCTCTGGTAGTGGTGCCCTTCTTGTATGTGGGGACTCAGATCAGCAAGAACTTTGCTGCGCTGCTGGAGGAGCACGATATCTTCGTCCCCgaggatgatgacgatgacgactGA